In a genomic window of Vigna angularis cultivar LongXiaoDou No.4 chromosome 6, ASM1680809v1, whole genome shotgun sequence:
- the LOC108341597 gene encoding peroxidase 22-like, with protein sequence MFQQTQIENEVFLCIRLHDCFVQGCDASILLNNTDSIVSEQEARPNKNSIRGLNVVNDMKTAVENSCPNVVSCADILALATGVSLLLSGGPGWKVPLKRRDSLTASQTLANQNLPAPFFNLTQLKQAFAAQGLSTTNLVALSGARTFGRSHCSFFSGRLYNFNGTQKLDPTLDTTYLRLCSLEEKELFTRV encoded by the exons ATGTTT CAACAAACACAGATAGAAAATGAGGTGTTTCTTTGCATTAGACTTCATGACTGTTTTGTTCAA GGGTGTGATGCATCGATTTTACTCAACAACACAGATTCGATAGTGAGTGAGCAAGAAGCCCGGCCAAACAAGAACTCAATAAGAggtttgaatgtggtgaacgaCATGAAGACAGCGGTGGAAAATTCTTGTCCCAACGTTGTTTCTTGTGCAGATATTCTTGCCCTTGCAACTGGAGTCTCTTTGCTTCTG AGTGGTGGTCCTGGATGGAAAGTTCCATTGAAAAGAAGAGATAGTCTAACAGCAAGCCAAACACTTGCAAATCAAAACCTTCCTGCTCCTTTCTTCAATCTCACTCAACTTAAACAAGCCTTTGCTGCTCAAGGTCTCAGTACTACTAATCTAGTTGCACTCTCTG GTGCTCGTACATTTGGTCGATCCCATTGTTCTTTCTTTAGTGGTCGATTGTACAATTTCAATGGTACTCAGAAACTTGATCCAACTCTTGACACGACTTACTTAAGGTTGTGTTCACTTGAGGAGAAAGAACTATTTACGCGTGTTTAA